A single genomic interval of Armatimonadota bacterium harbors:
- a CDS encoding DUF190 domain-containing protein: MEIVGQAKRLRIYIGESDHWHGQSLYTAIVQEARKAGLAGATVLRGIEGFGAESRIHTARILRLSEDLPILVELVDNADRLDSFLPTLLPMVGGGLVTADEVEILHYKPGTQPSSGDKP; this comes from the coding sequence ATGGAAATCGTGGGTCAGGCGAAGAGGCTGCGCATATACATCGGGGAAAGCGATCACTGGCACGGGCAATCGCTCTACACGGCGATCGTCCAGGAGGCCCGCAAGGCCGGGTTGGCGGGCGCGACGGTCCTTCGCGGGATCGAGGGTTTCGGCGCGGAGAGCAGGATCCACACTGCCCGAATCCTTCGGCTTTCCGAAGACCTGCCGATTCTCGTGGAGCTGGTTGACAACGCCGACCGGCTCGATTCCTTCCTCCCGACACTCCTCCCGATGGTGGGTGGCGGCCTCGTTACGGCGGACGAAGTCGAAATCCTCCACTACAAGCCGGGAACCCAGCCCTCGAGCGGTGACAAGCCGTAG
- the crcB gene encoding fluoride efflux transporter CrcB, with the protein MKTIHIAVVALGGGGGAVARYVLGGWISVRAGPGFPWGTLVINASGSFVLCLLATLALERFTLSRTWFIALGVGFCGGYTTFSTFSYETLRLAAEGSWARAGYNVVASVAAGILAGLLGILVGRAV; encoded by the coding sequence ATGAAAACTATCCACATAGCCGTGGTGGCCCTTGGCGGAGGCGGAGGCGCCGTCGCCCGTTATGTGCTGGGGGGCTGGATCTCCGTTCGTGCGGGCCCGGGCTTTCCCTGGGGAACGCTTGTCATCAACGCCAGCGGCTCCTTTGTCCTGTGCCTGCTCGCAACGCTGGCGCTGGAGCGGTTCACTCTCTCACGTACGTGGTTCATCGCGCTCGGCGTCGGTTTTTGCGGCGGCTACACGACGTTCTCCACTTTCTCATACGAGACCCTGCGGCTGGCCGCCGAAGGGAGTTGGGCCCGCGCGGGATACAATGTGGTCGCCTCGGTTGCGGCGGGCATCCTCGCCGGGTTGCTGGGCATTCTTGTCGGTCGCGCGGTTTGA
- a CDS encoding PAS domain S-box protein — protein MDQPETFLATDLHALRDRVLAAAREGGATDASCAEALRRFELWVTGNPALEPPAYLASGLPAALRNLLALNGAIAKAAAEVFPEGHARAAEIGLAYAAFSLEEAERCACAESSDPGAQAAGAAGDPEPRFRILFENAPIGIFQATVSGRFIDVNQTTADMFGFASPAQMLAEVKDIPNRLFVDPAQRIAIVQNALESGSFVRREVEYRRRDGSEFTANLHMRAVRSGDGAIDYVEGFVEDITARRQSERELRASEAMHRRLVETLQEGVWVIDADGRTTYANANMARMLGYTPEEMLGRHMFSFMDKSGVGTARRNLERRLEGIDEQHDFVLHAKDGHRVDVVIATSPLADGDGEYIGAIAGVIDITERKRTETAMIQSEQRLRFALEGANDGLWDVRLPEGTVYLSPRGCEILGYSPDEMAEVARVWNDLVHPDDMPLTNKLLQSYLQGHTPLFEVEQRLKTKSGQWKWILARGKVVERNESGEPIRMTGTHTDLTDRKRAEEAQAASAQFLRETQLIAGLGAYTLDIETARWESSDILDGIFGIDESFDRTVEGWSTLVHPDDRAAMVEYLASAVLETAEPFDKEYRIFRKRDGVERWVHGRGRLEYDARNQPIRMIGTIQDTTEARRADEALRVSLAKYRTLFESFPLGINVVDEAGRIMESNPIAKTLLSARLGGQLPREIASPQWQIVRPDGSPMPSDEFPSVLALTERRVISGGEIGIVGPDQTVTWLSVTAAPLPLEGHGVVITYSDVTERKRAEEALIEAARAKDRFIALLSHELRNPLSTIVNAAQVLKSVQPAEPRLLRARDAIERASATQARLLEDLLDVSRIALGRVALRLAPVDLGSLAATVVRSLAALAAAKGIDLSVDTEPDLLVTADEIRLEQVLFNLVVNAVKYTNEGSVWVTAYRDGPAVVLTVRDTGVGIGAEMLPQVFEVFTQADETLAHAGGGLGLGLSLVKSFVDLHGGTVVAESAGPGRGATFTVRLPAASTQDLREPQPTRHESHEAVRPGITVLLVDDNVDARETLRDILELDGCIIFEAEDGRAAIEVAVRQRPDVVLLDIGLPGLDGYGVARELRGRPETAGARIVAVTGYGQESDRERAVSSGFDDHLTKPVDLDLLRAALLGPSGGGEGE, from the coding sequence ATGGATCAACCGGAGACATTTCTGGCAACAGACTTACACGCTCTGCGAGATCGTGTCCTCGCCGCCGCGCGTGAGGGTGGCGCGACCGATGCGTCGTGCGCTGAAGCGCTTCGGCGGTTTGAATTGTGGGTCACCGGCAATCCCGCACTGGAGCCCCCGGCGTACCTTGCCTCGGGGCTTCCGGCGGCCCTGCGGAATCTCCTTGCGCTGAACGGCGCCATCGCGAAGGCAGCCGCGGAGGTGTTCCCAGAGGGGCACGCAAGGGCGGCCGAAATCGGCCTCGCGTACGCGGCGTTTTCCCTGGAAGAAGCCGAACGCTGCGCGTGCGCGGAGTCGTCCGATCCGGGGGCCCAGGCCGCCGGCGCAGCAGGCGATCCCGAGCCGCGGTTCCGAATCCTCTTCGAGAACGCTCCTATAGGGATCTTCCAGGCCACCGTCTCGGGGCGCTTCATTGACGTCAATCAAACCACCGCAGACATGTTCGGATTCGCCTCGCCCGCTCAAATGCTGGCCGAAGTGAAGGATATCCCTAACCGCTTGTTCGTGGATCCCGCGCAGCGAATCGCAATCGTGCAGAATGCGTTGGAAAGCGGTTCCTTCGTGCGCCGTGAGGTGGAGTACCGCCGCCGCGATGGTTCGGAGTTTACCGCCAACCTGCATATGAGAGCCGTGCGGTCCGGGGACGGAGCGATCGATTATGTGGAAGGGTTCGTGGAAGACATCACGGCCCGTCGCCAGAGCGAGCGCGAGCTGCGCGCGAGTGAAGCAATGCATCGCCGCCTCGTCGAGACGCTCCAGGAAGGCGTCTGGGTCATCGATGCGGACGGGCGAACCACCTATGCGAACGCGAACATGGCGCGAATGCTGGGCTACACGCCCGAGGAGATGCTCGGCCGGCATATGTTCTCGTTCATGGACAAGTCCGGTGTCGGCACGGCGCGCCGGAATCTGGAGCGCAGGCTGGAGGGCATAGACGAGCAGCACGACTTCGTGCTCCACGCAAAAGACGGCCACCGCGTGGACGTTGTCATCGCGACCTCGCCCCTCGCCGACGGAGACGGGGAATACATCGGCGCGATCGCGGGCGTGATCGACATCACCGAACGCAAGCGCACCGAAACCGCGATGATTCAAAGCGAACAGCGCCTTCGATTTGCTCTGGAAGGGGCGAACGATGGCCTCTGGGATGTGCGCCTGCCGGAAGGCACTGTTTACCTCAGCCCGCGCGGTTGCGAGATTCTGGGCTATTCCCCCGACGAAATGGCCGAGGTTGCCCGGGTGTGGAACGACCTCGTTCACCCCGACGACATGCCGCTGACCAACAAACTCCTGCAGTCCTATCTGCAGGGGCACACGCCGCTGTTTGAGGTCGAGCAACGCCTTAAGACTAAGTCCGGCCAGTGGAAATGGATTCTGGCGCGTGGGAAGGTCGTGGAACGCAACGAATCCGGCGAACCGATCCGGATGACGGGCACCCACACGGACCTCACAGATCGCAAGCGGGCGGAGGAAGCCCAGGCGGCCTCGGCTCAATTCCTGAGGGAGACCCAGCTGATCGCCGGGCTTGGCGCCTACACCCTGGATATTGAAACGGCCCGGTGGGAAAGCTCGGACATCCTCGACGGAATATTCGGGATTGACGAAAGCTTCGACCGAACGGTGGAGGGATGGTCTACCCTCGTGCATCCCGACGATCGGGCCGCGATGGTAGAATACCTGGCGAGCGCTGTTCTGGAAACGGCGGAGCCCTTCGACAAGGAGTACCGGATCTTCCGAAAAAGGGACGGGGTGGAACGGTGGGTGCACGGCCGTGGCAGGCTCGAATACGACGCCCGGAACCAACCCATCAGGATGATCGGAACGATACAGGACACCACTGAGGCGCGGCGCGCGGATGAAGCGTTGCGCGTTTCGCTGGCCAAATACAGGACCCTTTTCGAGTCTTTCCCGCTCGGCATCAACGTCGTTGACGAGGCTGGGCGTATCATGGAATCCAATCCGATCGCGAAAACGCTGCTTTCGGCGCGTCTGGGCGGGCAACTCCCCCGCGAGATCGCCAGTCCGCAGTGGCAAATCGTCCGCCCGGATGGATCGCCGATGCCGTCCGATGAGTTTCCCAGCGTGCTGGCCCTGACCGAACGGCGCGTGATATCCGGCGGCGAGATCGGCATCGTCGGCCCCGACCAGACCGTCACCTGGCTCAGCGTCACCGCCGCCCCTCTGCCGCTGGAAGGACACGGCGTTGTGATCACCTACAGCGATGTCACGGAGCGCAAACGGGCGGAGGAAGCGCTGATCGAGGCTGCCAGGGCGAAGGACCGGTTCATCGCTCTGCTCTCGCACGAATTGCGCAATCCGCTGTCGACTATCGTGAACGCGGCGCAAGTGCTCAAGTCCGTGCAACCCGCCGAGCCGAGGCTGCTCCGGGCGCGCGACGCCATCGAGCGGGCGTCGGCAACCCAGGCGCGTCTCCTGGAAGACCTCCTGGATGTTTCGCGCATTGCCCTTGGCCGCGTCGCCCTCAGGCTGGCTCCGGTTGACCTGGGCTCGCTGGCCGCTACAGTCGTCCGCTCGCTGGCAGCTTTGGCGGCAGCCAAGGGCATTGATCTGAGCGTGGACACGGAACCGGATCTGCTGGTGACCGCCGATGAGATCCGCCTGGAGCAGGTTCTCTTCAACCTGGTTGTGAATGCCGTCAAATATACGAACGAAGGGTCCGTGTGGGTAACCGCGTACCGTGACGGGCCGGCGGTAGTCCTCACAGTCCGGGATACCGGCGTGGGGATCGGCGCAGAGATGCTGCCTCAGGTCTTCGAGGTGTTCACCCAGGCGGACGAAACTCTCGCTCACGCCGGCGGAGGCCTTGGGCTGGGTTTATCTTTGGTGAAATCGTTCGTCGATCTGCACGGCGGAACCGTAGTCGCGGAGAGCGCCGGGCCGGGGCGCGGTGCAACATTCACGGTGCGCCTCCCCGCCGCCAGCACTCAGGATCTGCGTGAACCTCAGCCGACGCGACACGAATCGCACGAAGCGGTCCGCCCCGGAATCACAGTCTTACTGGTGGACGATAACGTCGATGCCCGGGAGACGCTGCGAGACATCCTGGAGCTCGACGGGTGCATCATCTTCGAGGCCGAAGACGGTCGGGCGGCCATCGAAGTGGCCGTCAGGCAACGGCCGGATGTCGTTCTGCTGGACATCGGCCTGCCGGGATTGGACGGCTACGGAGTTGCGAGGGAATTGCGCGGGCGGCCCGAAACCGCCGGGGCCAGGATAGTCGCCGTGACGGGGTATGGTCAGGAGTCCGACCGGGAGCGGGCGGTGAGTTCGGGTTTCGACGACCACCTGACCAAGCCGGTTGACCTCGATCTCCTGCGCGCGGCACTTCTCGGGCCGTCAGGCGGGGGAGAAGGGGAATGA
- a CDS encoding YtxH domain-containing protein, with protein MAKTDFAVGLLVGGALGAALALLYAPTTGDEFRATVKEKATDLGGTVKEKAGEYSHTIRDKAADLTDTVREKATDLGGVVRGKAADISGAVRDKAADLGDTMRDKMGGVQRVQEAAEDLGQAIKDI; from the coding sequence ATGGCAAAAACTGATTTCGCCGTAGGACTACTGGTTGGCGGCGCCCTGGGAGCCGCACTTGCTCTGCTCTATGCGCCAACTACCGGAGACGAATTCCGCGCAACAGTGAAGGAAAAAGCGACCGACTTGGGCGGCACCGTCAAGGAAAAGGCAGGCGAATACTCCCACACCATCCGTGACAAAGCGGCTGACCTGACCGACACCGTCCGTGAAAAGGCGACCGACCTTGGGGGCGTCGTTCGCGGAAAGGCCGCGGATATCAGCGGCGCCGTACGCGACAAGGCCGCGGACCTTGGAGACACTATGCGCGACAAGATGGGCGGGGTACAGCGCGTTCAGGAAGCCGCCGAAGATCTCGGCCAGGCGATCAAGGACATCTGA
- the ychF gene encoding redox-regulated ATPase YchF → MQIGIVGLPNTGKTSLFNAITRSHAAVGAYPFTTVEPNQGTAHVPDSRLQALATLFDPKKITPATVEFVDIAGLAAGASKGEGLGNKFLAQIREVDAIVHVVRCFTLAEEPDKAVDAVDDMETMEMELILADLQSVGKQIQKADRPVKKGDNAPKWTKSELQALEAHLSDGQPARTLALGAENRRELFLLTDKPVIYAANVPEAFVAGGSPDAGKLRAALPQGTHVMEISAAIEAELSDLDEEEEKEFLADLGLAEPGLNRLIQHGYDLLGLMSFLTAGRDEVRAWSIRKGTRAQDAAREIHSDIARGFIRAEIISFDDLMATGSWAAAKEKGLARLEGRDYIMLDGDVVNFRFQV, encoded by the coding sequence ATGCAGATTGGCATCGTGGGATTGCCCAATACCGGAAAAACTTCGCTGTTCAACGCTATCACGCGCTCGCATGCGGCGGTGGGCGCCTATCCGTTCACCACGGTTGAACCCAATCAGGGCACCGCCCATGTGCCCGACAGCCGCCTTCAGGCGCTGGCGACTCTCTTCGACCCCAAGAAGATCACCCCGGCCACCGTCGAGTTCGTCGACATCGCGGGCCTGGCGGCCGGCGCCAGCAAAGGAGAAGGCCTCGGCAACAAATTCCTGGCGCAGATCCGCGAGGTGGACGCCATCGTTCACGTGGTCCGGTGCTTCACCCTCGCCGAAGAGCCGGACAAAGCGGTAGACGCCGTGGACGACATGGAAACCATGGAAATGGAACTCATCCTTGCCGACCTCCAGAGCGTGGGCAAGCAGATACAGAAGGCTGACCGTCCCGTCAAAAAGGGGGACAACGCGCCCAAATGGACGAAGTCGGAGCTTCAGGCGCTGGAGGCCCACCTCTCCGATGGCCAGCCGGCCCGTACGCTCGCCCTGGGCGCCGAAAACCGTCGCGAGTTGTTCCTCCTCACTGACAAACCGGTCATTTACGCGGCCAACGTCCCGGAGGCGTTCGTTGCCGGCGGCAGTCCGGACGCCGGGAAACTCCGCGCCGCACTGCCACAGGGCACGCACGTCATGGAGATCTCCGCGGCCATCGAGGCTGAACTCTCCGACCTCGACGAGGAGGAGGAGAAGGAATTCCTGGCGGATCTCGGTCTCGCGGAACCAGGCCTCAACCGCCTGATCCAACACGGTTACGACCTTCTTGGCCTGATGTCGTTCCTCACGGCAGGCCGCGACGAGGTTCGCGCCTGGAGCATCCGCAAAGGCACACGCGCGCAGGACGCCGCCCGCGAGATCCACAGCGATATCGCCCGCGGCTTCATCCGCGCCGAGATCATCTCGTTCGACGACCTGATGGCAACCGGCAGTTGGGCCGCCGCCAAGGAAAAGGGCCTCGCCCGCCTCGAAGGCCGCGACTACATCATGCTGGACGGCGACGTCGTGAACTTCCGGTTCCAGGTGTAG
- a CDS encoding VOC family protein, translating into MANAWRELVPELPVADLERALNHYQGTLGFTLQWVYEAHGFASVIRDGVRLFLRRQNPPFDEVVCNFYVDDVDAVYAELVASGAHVLCAPADKPWGTREFSFDDPDQNLFRVHRLLKKADEAA; encoded by the coding sequence ATGGCGAATGCCTGGCGGGAACTCGTCCCGGAACTGCCCGTGGCCGATCTGGAGCGCGCGCTGAACCACTATCAGGGCACGCTGGGGTTCACATTGCAGTGGGTGTATGAAGCACACGGTTTCGCCTCGGTTATCCGGGACGGTGTCCGCCTGTTCCTGCGCCGGCAGAACCCGCCCTTCGACGAAGTCGTCTGCAACTTCTACGTGGACGACGTGGATGCCGTCTACGCAGAGCTGGTCGCGAGCGGCGCCCATGTCTTGTGCGCGCCGGCGGACAAGCCCTGGGGCACGCGTGAATTCTCCTTCGATGACCCGGACCAGAACCTCTTCCGCGTCCACCGCCTGCTGAAAAAGGCGGATGAGGCGGCTTGA
- a CDS encoding tetratricopeptide repeat protein — protein MMRIIRAVAVMAGIAVMVAASARAETNPHDGYAFWLPNGKLTVGDKVSEKRYNFRREGNTVTFDVPLRKTRFDTPSGNLYVLTVGPVDAEVTNGVRLWGNLFLIPRAETAAPASLKVTSDAKGALPKAYRFYFSDDMRVWPRLRDPQPLWKSSAETTNYYACGVERLLAGKLPEASEWFIRVLKNRLTTEQARYARHMIRWCDAETRFPKIVKTDAKAYYNLGLYCMVNGFWELAEKSFMASTKANPKNPDAWYMLGDAASYVHSDLDMNFAQVYPYYQKAADLYPRKNSNTFRNHLALFRKLRVSDGKGGTTVITMSDEQIAATKLKWKWCTALFEASSRGSMRMVNNWAEYDREFDNSAPMEHDPAPYEGLFETGTIETFMKFAGWGASDAIGPDCGANRGADVNIGQREWDVLYHEWNHTLDWLMTFSGQGIGVPDTHSSDWCGFEPISSMGMGHHSCNRYYMTPGMYRTIHGSDKPTTPWIDEWLISNPTSLDAGATPTTEKDQNRLRAAVLAVQSPLSPRNVPSVSTTWASTNAVDGYVDLYAIEHGRKAAYSFAHTYVWSPKDQKVRCWYGADDNAKIWVNNQLQYPGQYWSVCKWEETQEKDQICCALGLKRGWNSVLMQVSNVPRFTSNPPPPHPFYYGNPDSWGFSMRLCGFQNEPLEGVKWQAKRPSMFEASLLAHVPTLGEQKNPKPTYYQWAKVKDDYTWLLPHLTTMDLRAITGYSKLNASEEMLFDPGQPTTLKPARLFHNGKADPNEIALNNELNWFFSPKEMVGVLRYKRGAAQARDLVFLRPEMYEAFTSIARVSPEAAKRGIKSHADRVIGYYTVPRGDNLNGRVVLVLDTWLGNNPPVDEEDLLAP, from the coding sequence ATGATGCGGATAATCAGGGCCGTGGCGGTTATGGCCGGAATCGCGGTGATGGTGGCGGCCAGTGCGCGCGCGGAGACCAATCCGCACGACGGCTACGCTTTCTGGCTGCCGAACGGGAAGCTGACCGTCGGTGACAAGGTCAGCGAGAAGCGCTACAACTTCCGGCGCGAAGGCAACACGGTCACGTTCGATGTACCCCTGCGCAAGACGCGCTTTGATACCCCATCCGGAAACTTGTATGTGCTGACCGTAGGGCCAGTCGATGCTGAGGTGACGAATGGCGTACGGCTATGGGGAAACCTGTTCCTCATACCACGTGCGGAAACGGCGGCCCCAGCGTCTCTCAAGGTGACTTCCGACGCGAAGGGCGCTCTCCCCAAGGCCTATCGATTCTACTTCTCGGATGATATGCGTGTATGGCCACGGCTCAGAGACCCACAGCCGCTCTGGAAGAGTTCCGCAGAAACAACCAATTACTACGCGTGTGGCGTGGAGCGACTTCTCGCAGGAAAACTCCCTGAAGCAAGCGAGTGGTTTATTCGCGTGCTCAAGAACCGTCTCACCACCGAGCAGGCACGGTACGCGCGCCATATGATCCGCTGGTGCGATGCCGAGACGCGATTCCCCAAGATCGTGAAGACCGACGCGAAGGCTTACTACAACCTGGGGCTGTACTGCATGGTCAACGGCTTCTGGGAGTTGGCCGAGAAGTCGTTCATGGCATCCACCAAGGCCAACCCGAAGAACCCGGACGCGTGGTACATGCTTGGAGACGCCGCCAGTTACGTTCACAGCGACCTGGATATGAACTTCGCACAGGTCTACCCGTACTATCAGAAGGCGGCCGATCTATATCCCCGAAAGAACAGCAACACGTTCCGCAACCACCTCGCGCTCTTCCGGAAGCTGCGCGTGAGCGACGGCAAGGGCGGCACGACAGTCATTACGATGTCGGACGAGCAGATCGCCGCGACGAAACTGAAATGGAAATGGTGCACGGCGCTGTTCGAAGCGTCAAGCCGCGGCTCCATGCGGATGGTCAACAACTGGGCCGAGTACGACCGGGAGTTCGACAACAGCGCGCCCATGGAACACGACCCGGCGCCCTACGAGGGCCTGTTCGAAACCGGCACCATCGAGACGTTCATGAAATTCGCGGGTTGGGGCGCTTCAGACGCTATCGGGCCGGACTGCGGCGCCAACCGTGGCGCCGACGTGAACATTGGCCAGCGCGAATGGGACGTCCTCTACCATGAATGGAATCACACCCTGGACTGGCTGATGACGTTCAGCGGCCAGGGCATCGGCGTGCCGGACACACACAGCAGCGACTGGTGCGGGTTTGAGCCAATTTCCAGCATGGGCATGGGCCATCACTCCTGCAACCGCTACTACATGACGCCGGGGATGTACCGCACGATTCACGGAAGCGACAAACCAACGACTCCCTGGATTGACGAGTGGCTGATATCGAACCCTACGTCACTGGATGCGGGGGCGACACCGACGACCGAGAAAGACCAGAATCGACTTCGCGCAGCGGTCCTCGCGGTGCAATCGCCTCTTTCGCCACGGAACGTGCCGAGCGTGAGCACGACTTGGGCGTCCACCAACGCCGTCGATGGGTACGTTGACCTGTACGCCATCGAGCATGGACGCAAGGCAGCCTATTCGTTTGCGCACACATACGTCTGGTCGCCGAAGGACCAGAAGGTGCGCTGCTGGTATGGCGCCGACGACAACGCTAAAATCTGGGTGAACAATCAGCTTCAGTATCCCGGCCAGTACTGGAGCGTCTGCAAGTGGGAAGAGACGCAGGAGAAAGACCAAATATGCTGCGCCCTTGGCTTGAAACGCGGATGGAACAGCGTGCTGATGCAGGTAAGCAACGTGCCGCGCTTCACATCTAACCCGCCGCCGCCACATCCCTTCTACTATGGAAACCCGGATTCGTGGGGCTTCAGCATGCGCCTTTGCGGATTCCAGAACGAACCGCTTGAGGGCGTGAAATGGCAGGCCAAACGCCCGTCGATGTTCGAGGCATCGCTGCTGGCTCACGTTCCGACGCTCGGAGAGCAGAAGAACCCGAAGCCAACGTATTACCAGTGGGCCAAGGTGAAGGACGACTACACCTGGCTGCTGCCGCACTTGACGACCATGGACCTCCGCGCGATCACGGGCTACAGCAAGCTGAACGCATCGGAAGAAATGCTGTTCGATCCGGGCCAGCCCACGACGCTCAAACCGGCGCGGCTCTTCCACAACGGCAAAGCGGACCCGAACGAAATCGCGCTGAACAACGAGTTGAACTGGTTCTTCTCGCCAAAAGAGATGGTCGGGGTTCTGCGATACAAGAGGGGGGCCGCGCAGGCGCGCGATCTCGTATTCCTCCGCCCCGAGATGTACGAAGCGTTCACGAGCATCGCCAGGGTCTCCCCGGAGGCTGCGAAGCGCGGCATCAAGAGCCATGCGGACCGTGTAATCGGCTACTACACCGTGCCGCGTGGAGACAATCTGAACGGCCGCGTCGTGCTGGTACTCGACACCTGGCTGGGCAACAACCCGCCGGTGGACGAGGAAGACCTGCTGGCGCCGTAA
- a CDS encoding beta-galactosidase has translation MTKSWKSAMLAAFAAFYCVRATAAGKGPEFPLGVWYEGGVGAFRDDLIPADPALAAPIYLKHFRDMAAHGINCAVVPNTPPDHHQAILDAARSADVKLIIEVNKEGGDLGTMIRGGKPVSEAAINATLTRDLRPVMDHAALWRVQLLDEPPPGTFPRYAEVAKGLKAYARRLKPFTCLIGADGFDEFLKTTGSDVAAFDRYPIGVGTPLGDVAAMRDFERVATKAGLACAKTGAASWAVMQVHAITGIHRFPTPGEIRCMTYLALASGSKGLFWFLYQTEYWNKAKGEMMSGLIDTDGDGDARWEEVGRLTKETRALEPTLLRLTPIASPEDTRPHATTHYLKDRKGRRYVFTVNLDTVSARDVETRIQLPNGESSAVTRLPGGKRVAARRQNGGLVWSERLPAGSGALYRLD, from the coding sequence ATGACTAAATCCTGGAAGAGTGCGATGCTGGCGGCGTTCGCAGCGTTTTACTGCGTTCGGGCGACGGCGGCAGGGAAAGGGCCCGAGTTCCCGCTGGGCGTTTGGTATGAGGGCGGCGTCGGCGCGTTCCGCGACGACCTCATCCCCGCCGATCCCGCGCTGGCCGCGCCGATCTATCTGAAGCACTTCAGGGATATGGCGGCGCACGGCATCAACTGCGCCGTCGTCCCGAACACCCCGCCGGATCACCATCAGGCGATCCTCGATGCGGCGCGGTCGGCGGACGTGAAACTCATCATCGAGGTCAACAAAGAGGGCGGGGATCTCGGAACCATGATTCGCGGCGGGAAACCGGTCTCCGAGGCGGCGATCAACGCGACGCTCACCCGCGACCTCCGGCCGGTGATGGACCATGCGGCGTTGTGGCGCGTGCAACTTCTGGATGAGCCGCCGCCGGGCACCTTTCCGCGATATGCCGAGGTGGCCAAAGGGTTGAAAGCCTACGCGCGCCGCCTCAAGCCGTTTACTTGCCTCATCGGCGCTGACGGCTTCGACGAGTTTTTGAAGACAACCGGAAGCGACGTTGCGGCGTTCGACCGGTATCCCATCGGCGTCGGTACCCCGCTGGGCGACGTCGCCGCTATGCGCGATTTCGAGCGGGTGGCGACCAAGGCGGGGCTCGCGTGCGCGAAAACCGGCGCCGCGTCCTGGGCGGTGATGCAGGTCCACGCCATCACCGGAATCCACAGGTTCCCAACGCCGGGCGAAATCCGGTGCATGACGTACCTGGCCCTGGCTTCGGGCAGCAAAGGCCTGTTCTGGTTCCTGTACCAGACCGAATACTGGAACAAGGCCAAGGGCGAGATGATGTCCGGCCTCATCGACACCGATGGCGACGGCGATGCCCGTTGGGAGGAGGTCGGCCGGCTCACGAAGGAGACCCGCGCGCTGGAGCCGACGCTGCTGAGATTGACGCCGATTGCCTCGCCGGAGGATACACGCCCCCACGCAACGACTCATTATCTCAAGGACAGAAAGGGCAGACGGTACGTTTTCACCGTCAATCTGGACACTGTTTCGGCGCGGGACGTTGAGACGCGGATTCAACTGCCTAATGGGGAAAGCTCCGCCGTCACACGGCTGCCGGGCGGAAAACGAGTTGCGGCCCGCCGCCAGAATGGCGGTTTGGTGTGGTCCGAACGCCTCCCGGCCGGTTCAGGGGCGCTGTATCGGCTTGACTAG